One Desulforegula conservatrix Mb1Pa genomic window, GGTCAGTATTCTGTCAGGTTTGAGTATGACCTCAGGATAAAGCTTCCTAAATCTTTTTTCAAAAGCCCAGTTTGTTGTCGCTGTTTTGCCGTTCATAAGACCTGTTTCGGCTAAAAGGAAAGTTCCGGTGCAGGAGGCGCAATAAGGGCATTTTTTCTGTGCCAGCCCCAGAGCCAGTCTGAAAGGCCGTACGGCAGTTTACCCCTGAAATCGAAGGGAGACAGAAATCCGGGAATAAAGATAAGATCGGTTTTTCTGATATCCTGAATCGGGCAGTGGGGCTGAATCATAACCCGTCCTTCGCCTTCAACAGGCCGTCCATCTATTGTAACCACATCCCAGGTGAACTGGCTTGAGGCCGCTTTTCCCGGAGACTGCATTGGGCTTGCGTACCTATTCGCTATGGAAAAGGCGTCTATTGAAAAGACGATTCCGGACATGGAGCAGTATGGCAGTGCTAAAAAAGTAATATGCGCCATGTTTTTCCCCTCCATGCCTTAATAAAGTCTTATATGGCGTGATTTATATCATATTAGCCTTTTATTGGAATTATACGCAAGGACATTACATGAATCAATGCGTGGTATCATCTCAAAAATAGACACCACG contains:
- a CDS encoding helix-turn-helix domain-containing protein, encoding MAHITFLALPYCSMSGIVFSIDAFSIANRYASPMQSPGKAASSQFTWDVVTIDGRPVEGEGRVMIQPHCPIQDIRKTDLIFIPGFLSPFDFRGKLPYGLSDWLWGWHRKNALIAPPAPELSF